AGAAACCACAAATTCCCCACTATAGAAATCGTAGCTCCAGAGGTCACCTGTCAGCAGACACAAGATTACAATTAGTGGGAatagattaaattaaaaaaaaaaaaaaagccattaccAATATCAAGTGCACTTACATGGATACATATCATTAATAAAGAGTTCAGTTTCTCACCAAGGGATCGGGCTACAGCCAGGAATGGGATCTGGTCAATGACTGTACTCCTCCTCACAGGGCCATTGTGGGTCAGCCTGGGCCTCTTCCACACAACACGGTTCACCCCAGATTTCTTCATTacactaaaagaaaagaaaaacaagcttcAATACAAAGTTTTAAAGGAGCTGTTTAAACTCAAAACCATCACAATGACACCTGCGGCCATTACCTGCTTGCAGTCAAGTGCAGCTTGCGCTCTCACACTGTGTTATTTTACATGCACCAGAACAGCAATGATACATGCAAGAGTCTGTTCTGCACTATATGTCACGTGTCTTGCAGAAGAACAGGTAGACCAGCACATATACTCTATACCTGAACGTCACTATAATGCCAGTGAAGCTGACTTGGACATGACCAAATAACCAGCACTGGCTAGTTACAACTTGCTGGGTAAACATCCTCATGTCAGCTATTACTGTAGAAAGCAAATGTTAGTTACATATAGACTCATCGGCCACTTTATTAGccacacctgttcagctgcctgttaatacaaatatctaatGGGCCACTCACATGGCACCAGTTCAGTGCattcaggcatgtagacatggtcaagttcaaactgagcatcagaatggggaagaaaggtgatttaagtgacatgtcgggttgttggtgccagacgggctaatctgtgtatttcagaaactgttgatccAACTGGGATTTTAACCActcaaccatctctagggtttacagagaatagtgTGAGAACagtcccccccaaaaaagagaaaatatctagtATGTGGCAGATCTATGAACGAAAATGCCttgatgatgtcagaggtcagacaagaatggtcagactgctcTGAGCTGTTAGAAAGGCAATGATAACTCAGTAGTAGAggatgcagaagaacatctctgagcacacagcccATTGACCTTTGacacagatgggctacagcagcagaagaccacacagggAGCCATTCCTGTCAGCCAAGAGCataaaactgaggctacaattcacacacgCTCATCAAAACTGGACCaaagaagactgaaaaaaaaaaaaagaaattgcctggtttgatgagtctgctgcaacatttaaaGGGTAGGGTGATAATTtggcatgaaagcatggctccattcCTCCATTTTATCAATGGTTCaccctgctgctggtggtgctaTGGTGTGGGAGaggttttcttggcacattttgggcccTTTAGtatcaactgagcatcatttaaccACCACAGCCTGGTTAGCGTAAGTTAGTATTATGAAAAATGCTAGCTAAAAATAGGAAAAGTCCCTCAAGAAGTCCCAAGTTGAGGAACCAGTTTGGCCTGAAGGGTTAAGATAATACTGTCTATTTTGTGATAATTGTAGCTCATGTTATCTAACATACAAACAGAGATAAATTGCCTGATACCTGTAGCAACACCTAGCTGGCTAACCTTAGCTGGCTAGCTTTCTAACGTTGTCAGTGGAAAAATACTAACTGATGACACACCCTGTTGGAGTCTGTTTTATGCTGGGACCCAGCCCTTTCTTTATGTTAGTAATTAATGGACTGCTTTTCTACACTATCATTAACcggttctgctcagtgttgAAATGACACTTGGGAGCAAGCATGACAGCTTTTAGACTTTCACTAAAAATCCAACCTGCAACCTTTACACAGAAATGAAGCTACATGCTGTTAGAGGCCACCTACAGAGTCATGAATGGTCTCATATGTTAAGTTACATTAAAATCTGCCAGCAATAAAAGGTGCTTAATGTGTTTGGTACACGAAAAAGTTAGCCAACACACATTTAAGCATGGCAGAAGATTCAGCAATGCTGTGAACTTGTGCCTGCATTTTAAACCGTCATCTGAAATTATTTGGCAATTTGACAGAGTCCCCAACCGTGTAGCCTTGAAAGATGCCTCACAGAAGAAGTTGTGTTCACGACTCACCTGCCACCCAGTCGTTcaatcctttctttctctttaggAAGTTCGGGTTTATGGTCTTGTGTTACTTCAAGTGCCTGGAGCGTGATGTCAGAgtcattttctttcactccaACCACTACTGCTGAATCCCCTACGTGGGCAACATACATGTGAACCCCGCGGATCACAATAACACTAGCTGTGGTGCCTGATGTACTAGGCAGCCCGGTAATAGTCTTTGGCCATTCCGCTGTAAGGGGAAAAGATTTTTAAACAAGTCAGATGTTAGTCAAATTTTGCGGACGATTACCAAAAATTCAAGACCAAAGTAGCAATATAACAAGAGAAGGCAAGCAGAAGGTACATAAACATCAGAAATATCTACTTACAAACTCACTCCACACCAAACAAGCATAAAATTATTGAATTTAATGCAATGACTAACAGTGGATTTATGGTTGTGTGTTAAACCTATGCCATGTGTAAGTCATAAATGCAAACTCTACACCATAACATAACATACACTTCCCTGGAAATGCAACTGCATGTCGCATGAAGCAGCACACGTAAGTGGCAACGGTGTCGACCACTTACGTAGGCTACGTCGTAGGCTCGGCGTAGACTCAATGCAGAAGTTTAAATTAAGCATCATACAGTTAAAAAGCCCATCCAATAAAAGTGTTAATGCTGTGAGAACTAGAGAGTACGGTTTTCAAATTGTCCAATCAGAATCACACACCTCTACATTTATTAGTTCCATTATCAATGTTGgtatattgttttatttgcttgtttattttccctgaaaGTTGTTTTGGAAAATAATTAAGGTCAAACCTATGCCAGTGGAGCTTTTCCACATATAAGTGACATGCTagagttattgttttttttttttttttggtaatctgTCCCTTCACTGTGCTGATACTCAGTGATAATAAAACAGCTGCACTGACtgtaaaataacaaacaaacaaaaacatttaggCCCACTTTTCCCccacaaaacaattttttttttttataaatctaTGCAGCATCACAGCTGGAAGGGATTCTCTCATGTTCAGCTTGTTTGAGAGTGAGAGGCAAATGCTGAACCtgcttaatttaattttaacctCTATACAGCCTTATGGCCCTTAGGGAAACCCCAGGGAACTGTTTGGTCTGGTCTCTTCTCGAGTCCTTCCTACAGCATCTAAAGGAGGAAAGGCCAAATGAAGACGATGTGTTTTCTGATGAAAAAAGGTTCTCACATTAAGAAATCCAGTCCCATGAAGCTCATGTTACCATAGATATTGCTCAGCCCCATGCTGCTTGGGCAAAGCTGGTTTATCTGCATTTCATTCTATCAAACTGACTGAAAAATGTCTCCAAAATTTACACCCCAACAGCGTTTTTCTTACTAACCATTAATCGTTTTATTCTATGACAAAACAATTATATTACGAGAACCCTGAACGCCGAGTTGAGGTCAGATGACAGCTCACTGTTACTTGTAATGAACTGGCTGTCGGCAGAGCAACCGGCAACCAGCTGAGTGGGATGCTGCCTCACGTGACACACTTTTGCTATCTAAGGTGCCGAGACTCCTAACTGGAAGATTTACGAGCGACAGGCGGCAATAAAGCTTGCCAGCATAAAATATGAGGGAATAAACTGCAAGTTAGATAACTTGGATGACTCACGTAGCTCTTTCCACATTGCGTGATGGCAAGCGATGAAGCCTTTCCGAAGAGCAGCGCATACTTCGCTGTGATCTTTCGACCAAAACCCCCGCTGCCTTTTCAACAAGCCCCACAGATTCTCTCTGGCGAAATGTGCCGCTTCTCGACCCCCGTGACCATCGAAAACAGCGAAAAACGCCACAGACTTTCGAGTGTCGACTAGATTTTCTGCGTCTTTTTCGTTTGATGCTGGCGGTGCACTGATGTTGTCGCTATCCCCGTCTGCTAAACTCTCTATCCACGCTGCAGAAGCTGGACTTGACTCGGCAGAAACCTTATGTCCGTGGGTCTCACTTTCAGTCTGTTTGATATGTTCACTTTCCGCTTTCCCCGGTCCCCCGGCTCTTTGAGAATTGGGATAGTCTTCGACTGGCGTTGGCGTCGGCTCGTACTCGATTCTTATCTCGACAACATCCTCCATGTATTTTCTCCCCCCTTGCTCGGAAAACGCACTCATACGAAATATAATTGCGTCGTCCATGATTGTGAACTCCGTATGGCAACTATCTAAGCAATAAAAGGCTGCATGTAGTTGCTAACTACAGCTCCAAGCTAAAATTTTAAACCGATTTTGCCGCGATTGTGTAGCTGAAGgcttccttccttttttgtttATCTTCTTAACGACGTCCCGCTGTACGTAATGACGTcggtttctctctctctctctctctctctctctctctctctctctctctctctctccttttattTTAAACCCATAAACACCGCATGGCACTCAGAGCGCTCCTGGCTGTCGTGCTACCTTCACTGGAGCTCGAAAACCTTGAAATTACTTGTAGCGTTTACAAAAACAGCGAATAGCTCATGTTGTTACGTCTCAAACTTAACACCAAATAACTTTCAAAAGTCGACTTTTTAGTGGCCTGTAGCAgaaaacccaaacacacacacacacacacacacacaaaaatagacCCAGTAAACATTTTTGTTATCTATCCAGACAATCGAGGACCATGTGTCAGTTCAGAAGCTTCAACTTCTGTACATTGGGGAAAAGCATTTAAATGTGACTGGAAGTTATGCAAGATTATGATCTCAGGTTATGAAAAACAGGTCTGAAATGAAGCCTTCAAAATCCTTGTAATTTTCAAGGTCAGTATACAAACTCTTGATTTCCAGTTCACACATACTGAGATaactttttaaagattttattccATTTAAATGATTTGATAGTAGCGGTGACAAAAGCTTATAGAGCTAGAGATATTCTAGTctctgtcctgtctccctcccctcaccccaaccGGTCAAGGTAGATGActgccctccctgagcctggttgtgccagaggattcttcctgttaaaagggagtttttccttcccaagtgcttgctcataggggattgtctgattgttggagttcTCTATTATTTTAgggcaggggtgtcaaactctaTCACAGGACAGGCCAAAATTGCAAACACAGTCTAAGTCACGGGCCAAATAGGATTATTGAacagtctaaaactgaaaatattttaatcagcaatataaatttgaatggtcagaatacatcaacttttt
The window above is part of the Archocentrus centrarchus isolate MPI-CPG fArcCen1 chromosome 14, fArcCen1, whole genome shotgun sequence genome. Proteins encoded here:
- the LOC115792450 gene encoding protein phosphatase 1D-like, which gives rise to MDDAIIFRMSAFSEQGGRKYMEDVVEIRIEYEPTPTPVEDYPNSQRAGGPGKAESEHIKQTESETHGHKVSAESSPASAAWIESLADGDSDNISAPPASNEKDAENLVDTRKSVAFFAVFDGHGGREAAHFARENLWGLLKRQRGFWSKDHSEVCAALRKGFIACHHAMWKELPEWPKTITGLPSTSGTTASVIVIRGVHMYVAHVGDSAVVVGVKENDSDITLQALEVTQDHKPELPKEKERIERLGGSVMKKSGVNRVVWKRPRLTHNGPVRRSTVIDQIPFLAVARSLGDLWSYDFYSGEFVVSPEPDTTVMTLDPKRHRYIILGSDGLWNMMPPKNAVNMCYSHDKMVGPKGMSCARRLGCTALLFWKERMLRADNTTVIVLALQERGGPPIPMHRDEIVVDMATGIDHVPYPGTPYNTCEIPKWSGEPLNVPSPFKESSTTLEQAFGLYEAAFCATTQLLPDIDSVGDALRPPDHSATVFEKQDSTTQMDCATSSPPLKRSRRCSHVSPELRHRRLGRPPSKSLSPKTPHGETETEQSLQTQSRERSSSEERSILSQHHNAALCVC